A genomic segment from Neobacillus sp. YX16 encodes:
- a CDS encoding polysaccharide pyruvyl transferase family protein, producing MKKILYVGFLGHNNLGDELLFDLFEEMSGKYLDTNKYQISATSPYSFSALKRFDNKYDIYILGGGSLLTPSFSYINYIYKAVKQNKKVIIWGSGIDRIPKKYIDNLHIQEDFDVRNIIDKNNRKMLIEIIEHSVWCGVRGPLTYKFLKAIGANMDKVEISGDPGLLLGVDNGTSSFLWGNNEKIIGVNWAIHKDKLRNMHEIEVENQLAVTLKDYILQGYKIYMYSLWKKDIEVSNRLYRKINDNVNVIHDTRLYNQNELMGLMQYFHFTINYRLHASVISCASGVPYISLGNRFKDLDFAHSIDLKELVISTESLNIKQKINGVSLYINANREEIINKFNKHKQKYSQKLITPFNQNLFY from the coding sequence ATGAAAAAAATTTTGTATGTAGGTTTTCTTGGTCATAATAACCTAGGAGATGAATTATTGTTTGACCTATTCGAAGAAATGAGTGGGAAGTACCTTGATACGAACAAATATCAAATTTCAGCTACTTCTCCATATTCTTTCTCAGCCTTAAAAAGGTTTGATAACAAGTATGATATATATATACTAGGTGGAGGCTCTCTGTTAACACCGTCCTTCTCCTATATCAATTATATTTATAAAGCCGTTAAACAAAATAAAAAAGTGATAATATGGGGGAGTGGAATCGATCGGATTCCCAAAAAATATATTGATAACCTTCATATTCAAGAAGATTTTGATGTTCGTAATATAATTGACAAGAATAATAGAAAAATGTTAATTGAAATTATTGAACATTCAGTTTGGTGTGGGGTTAGAGGTCCACTTACCTACAAGTTTCTAAAGGCAATTGGAGCAAATATGGACAAAGTAGAAATTAGTGGAGATCCTGGCTTACTTTTAGGTGTAGATAATGGCACATCTAGTTTTTTATGGGGAAATAATGAAAAAATAATAGGTGTTAATTGGGCCATTCACAAAGATAAGTTAAGAAATATGCATGAAATAGAGGTTGAAAACCAATTAGCAGTCACACTTAAAGATTATATTCTGCAGGGCTATAAAATATATATGTATAGTTTATGGAAAAAAGATATTGAAGTAAGCAATCGGCTTTACAGGAAAATAAATGATAATGTAAACGTTATTCATGATACCAGGTTGTATAATCAAAATGAGTTAATGGGTTTAATGCAATATTTTCATTTCACTATTAATTACAGATTGCATGCTAGTGTAATATCTTGTGCTTCTGGTGTTCCTTATATTTCTCTTGGAAATAGGTTTAAAGATTTAGATTTTGCCCATTCTATTGACCTTAAAGAGTTAGTGATTTCCACAGAATCGCTAAACATTAAACAAAAAATTAATGGAGTAAGTCTGTATATTAATGCCAATCGTGAAGAAATAATAAATAAATTTAATAAACATAAACAAAAATATAGTCAAAAGTTAATAACTCCATTTAATCAAAATTTATTTTATTAA